From the genome of Winogradskyella forsetii, one region includes:
- a CDS encoding WD40/YVTN/BNR-like repeat-containing protein: MRVLIFGLLLVGLFSCKHEASIIPRSFSEMEIETLLQDSLLNVRALEIIPQIDGAFFLCSKGYGGSISRIDSEETLFETEVVYPIQIIEDEINFRSFGQTNDAAFGLSIENPAFLYKIGRDETTLVYKENHPKAFYDSMDFWNDQEGIAIGDPTDDCMSVIITRDGGDTWTKLSCDNLPKAKAGEAAFAASDTNIAIIGDHTWVATGGKSSRILYSPDKGKTWEVYDTPIIQGKETTGIYSMDFYDEKNGFAIGGDYTKPNDTLNNKIRTNDGGKTWQVVANGNGPGYRSCVQYVPNSEGKELVAIGFKGIDYSNDAGDSWKHLSDEGYYTIRFLNDSVAYAAGKGRISKLTFKE; encoded by the coding sequence ATGCGCGTTTTAATATTTGGTCTTTTGTTAGTAGGATTATTTTCTTGTAAACATGAAGCATCAATAATACCTAGAAGTTTTTCAGAAATGGAAATTGAAACGTTGCTGCAAGATTCTTTGTTGAATGTGAGAGCTTTGGAAATTATTCCACAAATTGATGGAGCTTTTTTTTTATGTTCAAAAGGATATGGTGGCAGTATTAGTAGAATAGATTCAGAGGAAACTTTATTTGAGACAGAAGTTGTGTATCCAATACAAATTATTGAAGATGAGATAAATTTTCGGTCATTTGGCCAAACAAATGATGCAGCTTTTGGATTAAGTATTGAAAATCCTGCATTCTTATATAAAATAGGTAGAGATGAAACAACATTGGTTTACAAAGAAAACCACCCAAAAGCCTTCTACGATTCTATGGACTTCTGGAACGACCAAGAAGGCATAGCAATTGGCGATCCAACTGACGATTGTATGAGTGTTATCATAACCAGAGATGGTGGAGACACTTGGACAAAATTATCTTGTGATAATTTACCAAAAGCGAAAGCAGGCGAAGCTGCCTTTGCAGCAAGTGACACTAATATTGCCATAATTGGAGACCATACTTGGGTAGCCACAGGAGGAAAGTCAAGCAGAATACTATACTCACCCGATAAAGGTAAAACCTGGGAGGTTTACGACACACCAATTATTCAAGGCAAAGAAACGACGGGTATTTATTCCATGGATTTTTACGATGAAAAAAACGGATTCGCCATTGGCGGCGATTATACCAAACCGAACGATACATTAAACAACAAAATAAGAACCAATGACGGTGGAAAAACGTGGCAAGTTGTGGCTAATGGAAATGGACCAGGTTATCGAAGCTGTGTCCAGTATGTTCCAAATAGTGAGGGAAAAGAGCTAGTTGCTATTGGATTTAAAGGTATTGATTATAGTAATGATGCAGGAGATTCATGGAAGCATCTAAGCGATGAAGGTTATTATACCATTCGGTTTTTAAATGATTCTGTGGCTTATGCAGCAGGAAAGGGTAGGATTAGTAAATTGACTTTTAAGGAGTGA